In a genomic window of Bacillus sp. (in: firmicutes):
- a CDS encoding CrcB family protein gives MLKNVILVALGGALGAALRYGLSTWFAMNFPLGTFLANIIGCFLIGMFYSFANMKTITKEGQLLLSTGFCGGLTTMSTFMGDIFQLQDVPMSLWIYIFSTLIVGAISTLLGITMGKLVGDQR, from the coding sequence ATGTTAAAAAACGTAATACTTGTAGCTCTTGGTGGAGCGCTTGGGGCGGCACTAAGATATGGTCTATCCACATGGTTCGCCATGAATTTTCCACTGGGAACGTTTTTGGCAAATATCATCGGATGTTTTCTTATAGGAATGTTCTATTCGTTTGCCAATATGAAAACGATCACGAAAGAAGGACAATTATTGTTAAGTACGGGATTTTGTGGAGGATTAACCACTATGTCTACTTTTATGGGGGATATTTTTCAATTACAAGATGTGCCTATGTCTTTATGGATATATATATTTAGTACTTTGATTGTTGGAGCGATAAGTACGTTATTGGGGATAACTATGGGCAAATTGGTAGGTGACCAACGGTGA
- a CDS encoding chemotaxis protein CheV: MNHNQGILLESGTNELEIVEFEVFGNAFGINVIKVKEIIQPVPLTIIPHSHPYVEGIIQLRGEVLPVIDLGKVLNQQPSESSALEKFIVAEFNKQKVVFHVHNVTQIHRISWEQIEKPNGMYQGQNTYVIGVIKHHGKMILLLDYEKIMVEIHPDSGIRVEEVKKLGKRERSDKKIVVAEDSPLLRKLLYDTLTEAGYTNIQFFENGKDAYDYLQSIVQEGKTLYEEVHLVISDIEMPQMDGHHLTKKIKTSDHLKQLPVILFSSLITDDLRHKGDVVGADEQVSKPEIGELIIKIDQHIL; the protein is encoded by the coding sequence ATGAATCATAATCAAGGGATTTTGCTAGAAAGCGGTACGAACGAATTAGAAATTGTAGAGTTTGAAGTTTTCGGAAATGCATTTGGTATTAACGTCATTAAAGTAAAAGAAATCATTCAACCAGTACCTTTGACTATTATTCCGCATTCCCATCCATATGTTGAAGGAATTATTCAGCTTCGTGGTGAAGTGTTGCCTGTTATTGATTTAGGAAAAGTACTTAATCAACAACCTTCGGAATCGTCAGCTCTAGAAAAGTTTATTGTGGCTGAATTTAATAAGCAGAAAGTAGTCTTTCATGTTCATAACGTCACTCAAATTCATCGGATTTCTTGGGAACAAATTGAGAAACCAAACGGAATGTATCAAGGCCAAAATACGTATGTCATTGGGGTCATCAAACATCATGGCAAAATGATTTTATTGCTGGATTATGAAAAAATTATGGTTGAAATTCATCCGGATTCGGGTATTCGAGTAGAGGAAGTGAAAAAACTTGGAAAACGGGAGCGTTCAGATAAGAAAATCGTTGTAGCAGAGGATTCACCACTTCTGCGGAAGCTCCTTTATGATACATTAACAGAAGCCGGATATACCAACATTCAATTTTTTGAAAATGGTAAAGATGCTTATGACTATTTACAATCGATTGTGCAGGAAGGGAAAACGCTTTACGAGGAAGTCCATTTAGTGATTTCTGATATTGAAATGCCACAAATGGACGGTCATCATTTAACAAAGAAAATAAAAACTTCTGATCATTTAAAACAGTTGCCGGTTATTTTATTCTCCTCGCTCATTACGGATGATTTGCGGCATAAAGGGGACGTTGTAGGGGCAGATGAGCAAGTAAGTAAACCAGAAATTGGTGAACTTATCATAAAAATTGATCAGCATATTTTATAA
- a CDS encoding MFS transporter: MKVELAKEKKLSNSLKMIFTLPIISWALYDFANTIFSSNIITIFFPFYLQEVVGSNEVLNQIASTFISYANAIASFLLVVFTPLYGVLIDRKAQKKKYIVTFTLITVIATVLMGIIARFPTENTFLQVPLHLLFVVLLFIIAKFFYHSSLVFYDSMISDVGQGKNISLVSGFGVAVGYVGTLVGLTVYLYVGNEDYHRAFIPSALLFFLFALPLFFFVKEQNASIKPKPFSFFAGYKEIVVTFKEMKQYRSIFTFMVAYFFLNDAIATTIAMMAIYAKTIVGFSSGQFILLYLFSTVSSIIGSFLFGIISSKKGPYRSVHYVGLLLVIALIMGTISTAEWQFWVAGSLFGVALGAMWVTSRALIVELTPEEKRGQFFGLFAFSGKISAIIGPLIYGSITLVFASYGNIASRLALSSLLIMALIGLWVHRFVKREATE; the protein is encoded by the coding sequence ATGAAGGTGGAGCTGGCTAAGGAAAAGAAACTGTCAAACTCTTTAAAAATGATATTTACTCTCCCCATTATTTCGTGGGCGCTATACGATTTTGCAAACACTATTTTTTCATCAAATATTATTACGATTTTTTTTCCATTCTACTTACAAGAAGTCGTTGGTAGTAACGAAGTGTTGAATCAAATTGCTAGTACGTTTATTTCTTACGCGAACGCCATCGCCAGTTTCCTTCTTGTAGTATTTACTCCCCTATACGGTGTCCTTATCGATCGAAAAGCACAAAAGAAAAAGTATATTGTCACCTTTACCCTTATTACTGTCATAGCTACGGTGTTAATGGGAATTATTGCCCGTTTTCCAACTGAAAACACATTTCTTCAAGTACCCCTTCATCTTCTTTTTGTCGTCCTATTATTTATTATTGCGAAATTTTTCTATCACTCCAGCCTTGTGTTTTACGACTCAATGATTAGTGATGTTGGCCAAGGGAAAAATATTTCGCTTGTTTCTGGATTTGGTGTTGCCGTTGGATACGTTGGAACACTGGTTGGACTTACCGTTTATTTGTACGTAGGAAATGAGGATTATCATCGAGCTTTTATTCCTTCTGCTCTTTTATTTTTTCTGTTTGCGCTACCCCTCTTTTTCTTTGTCAAAGAGCAAAATGCTTCCATCAAACCGAAACCATTTTCGTTTTTTGCTGGATATAAAGAAATCGTTGTTACGTTTAAAGAGATGAAACAATATCGTTCGATTTTTACCTTTATGGTTGCTTATTTTTTCTTGAATGATGCGATAGCCACCACGATTGCGATGATGGCCATCTATGCTAAAACGATTGTAGGGTTTTCGTCAGGGCAATTTATTTTGCTCTATCTCTTTTCAACAGTGTCTAGTATTATCGGTTCATTTCTATTTGGTATTATTTCTAGTAAAAAGGGACCGTATCGCAGCGTTCACTATGTCGGATTATTACTAGTTATTGCACTAATCATGGGTACGATCTCTACGGCTGAGTGGCAGTTTTGGGTGGCGGGAAGTTTGTTTGGAGTAGCACTTGGAGCGATGTGGGTAACATCACGAGCGCTCATTGTTGAATTGACTCCAGAGGAAAAGCGCGGACAATTCTTCGGGTTATTCGCTTTTTCTGGAAAAATTTCAGCCATTATCGGTCCTCTTATTTATGGAAGTATTACGCTTGTTTTTGCTTCGTATGGCAATATAGCGAGTCGCCTTGCTTTAAGTTCCCTTTTAATTATGGCTCTTATAGGATTATGGGTCCACCGCTTTGTGAAAAGGGAAGCAACCGAATAA